The stretch of DNA AGTTTTTGATTTTAATGCATCAAAAAAATCGTAAATAACTTCATTCAATGGCAAAATATATCTTAGACTTACTCTATGTTGATCCAGATATTCCATATTTTCAAAAACTCCTCTTTTGTTTTGACATAAGTCCATAATAGTTCCGACATAGTCTTTTGGAGTCATAATATTTGCCTCAACAATAGGTTCTTCCATATATTCTATTTCAGTTTCTTTAGGTAAATTACTTGGGTTTTGAATTTCAAGTATTTCTCCTGTTTTTTTAGCAACTTTATAGATTACAGATGGAGCTGTTGTAATTATATTCAAATCAAATTCTCTATCCAGTCTTTCTTGAATAATCTCCATATGCAATAGTCCCAAAAATCCACATCTAAATCCAAAGCCTAGTGCAACAGAGCTTTCAGGTTCAAAGGATAGAGAAGCATCATTTACTTGAAGTTTCTCTAAAGCTTCCCTTACACTGTTAAAATCCTCCCCTTCTGCGGGATAAATTCCACAATAAACCATTGGAATAACTTTTTTATATCCAGGTAAAGCTGAGTCAGTCATATTTTCAAAATCTGTAATAGTATCCCCAACTCTTGCATCTTTTACATTCTTTATGCTTGCAACTACATAACCTACATCTCCGGCTTTTAGCTCTCCAGTTTGAACATTTCCTGAAGCAGTATAACCAACTTCAGTTACTTCAAATTTTCCTTTAGTTGCCATCATATAAATAGTCATTCCCTCTCTTAAAGTTCCTTCAACTACACGAACATAGGAAACAACACCTTTATATGAATCATAATACGAATCAAAGATAAGTGCTTTAAGTGGTGCATTTTCATCTCCTGTTGGAGCAGGGACATTATTTACAATATCTTCCAGTACATCCTCAATATTAAGTCCCTCTTTTGCAGAAACTAAAGGAATTCCCTCTGTATCAAAGCCTGTTATCTCTTCAATTTCATCTTTTACTTCATCAATTCTAGCTGACGGTAAATCTATTTTATTTATAACCGGTAAAATTTCTAAATCTTGTTCTAATGCTAAATATACATTTCCAAGAGTCTGAGCTTCAACACCTTGAGTTGCATCAACAACTAAAATAGCTCCCTCACAAGCAGCAAGACTTCTTGATACTTCATAAGTAAAATCAACATGTCCTGGAGTGTCAATAAGATTTAAAACATAAGTTTCTCCGTCTTTTGCTTTGTAGAAAAGTTTTACAGCCTTTAGCTTAATAGTAATTCCTCTTTCTCTCTCAAGATCCATACTATCTAAAACCTGTTCTTCCATTTCTCTTTTAGTCATCATTCCTGTTTTTTCTATTAATCTATCAGCAAGAGTTGATTTTCCATGATCTATATGTGCAATTATAGAAAAATTTCTAATATTCTTCTGTTCTATTTTCATAAATTATTTTAACCCTCCAAAATTATTAAAAGGATAGTATCTAAATACAATTTTTCCAACAATATCAGATCTTGGAACAACTCCTAAATCTCTACTATCTCTACTATTTGACCTATTATCCCCCAAAACGAAAACATAACCTTCTGGCACTTCCCATTTTGTAGTATCATTATGTGGACTAGTAACATTCGTGCTTACATAGTTCTCTTCCAATATTTTTCCATTCAAATAAACTCTGTCATTAATTATTTCAACAGTATCTCCTTCAACAGCTATAACTCTCTTTAGGTAATACTTTTTTGCATCAGGAACGTAAAAATCAATAATATCTCCACGAGTTATATTCTTTTTCATAAAAAACAACTTATTAACCATAAGTCTATCTCCATGATTTACAGTCGGATTCATACTTCTTCCATCCACAACCGTACTTGTAACAACAAAAGCTTTTATTCCAAAATTTATCAAAAGTGCTAAAATTATAACTTTTGCATAATCCCAAAATATTTTTCCAAAATTCCTTTCATTCTTTTCTTGGACTATATTTTCTTTTTCTTCATTATATCTATCATCAATCATAATTCCCTCCAAATTCAAATACAATTATTTTATCATATCTGTTAATATCTATCCACTAGAAATTTGCAATACAAAACATATCCAAGACCACCAAAAAGTATTACAAGAAACGGACTTATTTTAAAATAACTAACTAAAATTAAAACTAATAAGCTTATCACATAATGCTTTCTCTTTAATCTAGTCTTTTTCCCAAGTATTACAACAGCTGAAGCCAAAACTGCAACCAGAGCGGGCTTAACTGCGATGAAAAATTTACTTACATAATAATTCTCATTCATATCTTTGAAAAAAATTGCTATTAAAAGAATTGATAAAAATGCAGGTAAGATTGAACAAAATAAACAAACTAATGCTCCTGCCAACCCCTTTATCTTATATCCCACTATAATACTTATATTGCAACCCAAAACGCCGGGAACACTTTGTGCAATTCCAAGTGCATCTAAAAACTCTTCTTGAGTCATATATTTCTTTTTCTCAACAATCTCTTTATTTATAACCGGAATCATTGCAGCTCCACCACCAACAGTTAGAGTACTTATCCATAAAAATGTCTTAAATAATTGAAATAACATATTTACCTCCTAAACAATCCACATTCCTATAATA from Parvimonas micra encodes:
- the lepA gene encoding translation elongation factor 4, whose amino-acid sequence is MKIEQKNIRNFSIIAHIDHGKSTLADRLIEKTGMMTKREMEEQVLDSMDLERERGITIKLKAVKLFYKAKDGETYVLNLIDTPGHVDFTYEVSRSLAACEGAILVVDATQGVEAQTLGNVYLALEQDLEILPVINKIDLPSARIDEVKDEIEEITGFDTEGIPLVSAKEGLNIEDVLEDIVNNVPAPTGDENAPLKALIFDSYYDSYKGVVSYVRVVEGTLREGMTIYMMATKGKFEVTEVGYTASGNVQTGELKAGDVGYVVASIKNVKDARVGDTITDFENMTDSALPGYKKVIPMVYCGIYPAEGEDFNSVREALEKLQVNDASLSFEPESSVALGFGFRCGFLGLLHMEIIQERLDREFDLNIITTAPSVIYKVAKKTGEILEIQNPSNLPKETEIEYMEEPIVEANIMTPKDYVGTIMDLCQNKRGVFENMEYLDQHRVSLRYILPLNEVIYDFFDALKSKTKGYASLDYELKGYQRSDLAKLDILINGDLVDAFSIIVHREKSYERARNIVERLKDEIPRHQFAVPIQASIGSKVIARETVRALRKDVLAKCYGGDISRKRKLLEKQKEGKKKMQQIGSVEVPQQAFLAVLKYDEK
- the lepB gene encoding signal peptidase I is translated as MIDDRYNEEKENIVQEKNERNFGKIFWDYAKVIILALLINFGIKAFVVTSTVVDGRSMNPTVNHGDRLMVNKLFFMKKNITRGDIIDFYVPDAKKYYLKRVIAVEGDTVEIINDRVYLNGKILEENYVSTNVTSPHNDTTKWEVPEGYVFVLGDNRSNSRDSRDLGVVPRSDIVGKIVFRYYPFNNFGGLK
- a CDS encoding chromate transporter; amino-acid sequence: MLFQLFKTFLWISTLTVGGGAAMIPVINKEIVEKKKYMTQEEFLDALGIAQSVPGVLGCNISIIVGYKIKGLAGALVCLFCSILPAFLSILLIAIFFKDMNENYYVSKFFIAVKPALVAVLASAVVILGKKTRLKRKHYVISLLVLILVSYFKISPFLVILFGGLGYVLYCKFLVDRY